The genomic DNA ttTGCCCCATTGTATCTACTTACAGTATACaatatattacaaaaaaaaaaaactatttcagGGTGCTACCAAGACCTGGCTGGACAGATGGCTGCATCATCAGGGGAGGACATCCCTGTGAAGGGTGCAGAAGAGTTGAAGAAGTCGCTGTCCAGGCAGATGGCCTTACTGGCGCTCATGAACAAGACAGGATATGATATTCTGCAGGCCAATGGACAGAGGAAGTATGGCGGACCGCCACCTGGTGAGCGTAAATGACTAACATGCTCTATATCagcggtgtcaaactcattttggttcgcGGGCCACATTCATGGCAATTCAATTAATGTCTCATTTTagatattttacttttaaaatatCAGTGAGCTGAAACTGTTGAGCCAGATTGGACCACCTGTATGTTTGACACCCTTGTTCTAAATTCCTTGCACATGCGTGTAGTTACTCATGACTCTATTTTTTACCTGTAGAATGGGAAGGTCCGGCGCCTCGGATCGAGTGCGAGGTGTTCGTGGGAAACATTCCCAGAGACATGTATGAAGATGAGCTTGTCCCCCTGGTCGGAAGGGCTGGAACCATCTACGAGCTGAGGCTGATGATGGAATTCAGCGGAGAGAACCGAGGCTACGCCTTTGTTATGTACACCAAAAAGTAACCACAAATATGGAACTCGATAGTATCACGTTTCAACTCTCCCATCTGTGGAGAAGATTTTTCGAGGTCTGTGTCAATGATAATGCTAACCGTGTTCTAGGGAGGAGGCCCTTTTAGCGATCCAGATGCTGAACCATCACGAGGTTCGTCCAGGGAAGTTTATTGGTGTGTGCGCCTCTCTGAATAATTGCCGCCTCTTCCTTGGGAACATTCCCAAAGACAAGAGTAAGGAGGAGATCTCGGAGGAGGTCAAGAAGGTACAAATGAAGATTTATTGGAATAAATGCAGCACGGTTCTTACGTCTTACGTTGACCTTATAGGTGACAGAGGGACTGCAGGAAGTCACCGTGTATCCAAGCGCTACTGGCAAAAACCGAGGTTTCGCATTTCTTCAGTATGAGACGCACAAGGAGGCCGCGTTGGCTCGACGAGAATTAATCAGTAGTAAGTTTTCTACTCGGCCAGTATGACCAGTTGCAATTGTAAAtccatgaatatatttttttaaatgaacaaataaaattTAGAGCGACACCAAACTATTAGTATAAATTAGTGCTGCCAagtaattaaaagttttaatcgcaGTTAATCACATTTTTGCACTGTGAAGTTGTAGTTAACccacttttttgtaaaaaaaaaaaaaaaaaaaatctgtgatttCTGTCCCATTATTTTATAAAATTGTAACACTAGTGCTGTTAAGTGCTCCAAAGATCCAATCGCTTGCAATTGCTCTAAGTTTCAAATGTAtcaattagagctgggaatctttgggcacctaacgattcgattacgattatgattcagaggctccgatttgattataaaacgattattgatgcaccccctcctttttttattttttatttttttaaagttttgtacattagttccaaaattgttcaaaaatactctcaggctaaaccaaactactatttcagtatcatgttaacatatagcagtaaacaaatatacaaaaataacattaaataaaaaaattccagtccccattctgtatcagcagctttaaactacattcaattaatttaatgttgtgaatcaaccgttaaagttgttaaaattgctcccgttattccataatttcccttttgtctacttttgacatgtgaaagttttaaaactattttaaagatagattcaagtcaatattttaccgatttaggagtattttagataaaaagttaattaggtttgcttggaaggttcgctacaacagcattgcagggaagtgtactgctttaagatggcggccgtttactaacgcccgcatctagctttttgcagatgtgctgctaccgctaccgagtctatattgcatctagtcctatataaattatatctaccgtaacattatgtagcttagctgtacttgtggcagcagtcaggtatgttgttgtgttttttttatctcgcggcatgagttgagctagagccgtgagttgagcgttggcattaccctaggggccggttaatgagaagcatgatgtttagctactcccgctccgttccgtcccgaagaccgcgcggcgcgctgagtgtgttgtacttccgctttacttggcatatttcaataatcggaatttggatgtttgtgaatcgttctcgaatcttccacggccgaatcgcgaataatctaagaatcggaaattttgcacacctctagtatcaATGTGCTTAACTTACATAATTCAAATTTAAAGGGTACCACtgtcttaaagacttgtaggctctaataagccagaattgttctgttttactaaaatatgttattagaaacttgAATATTGCCatgcatttaaaaatctataatatacagttcatgttttgacctaaggaGGGGGCAATGTTTTATGCGTGCAATGCAGGCTGTGCTGTCCTGGGAGAATgtagtggggcaagtaagtatttagtcaaccactaattttccaagttctcccacttgaaaatattagagaggcctgtaattgtcaacatgggtaaacctcaaccatgagagacagaatgtagaaaaaaaaaaacagaaaatcacattgtttgatttctaaaggatttatttgtaaatcatggtggaaaaataagtatttggtcaataccaaaagttcatctcaatactttgttatgtacactttgttttctgtaactcttcacaagcttttcacacaatgttgctagtattttggtccattcttccatgcagatctcctctagagcagtgatgttttcgggctgtcgttgggtaacacggactttcaactccctccacagattttctataggggttgagatctggagactggctaggccactccatatattgaaatgcttcttacgaagccactcctttgttgacctggctgtgtgtttgggattattgtcatgctgaaagacccagccacgtctcatcttcaatgctgttgctgatggaaggagattttcactcaaaatttcccgatacatggccccattcattctttcgtttatacagatcagtcgtcctggtccctttgcagaaaaacagccccaaagcataaggtttccacccccatgcttcacagtgggtatggtgttcttcggatgcaattcagtattctttctcctccaaacacgagaatctgtgtttctaccaaaaagttctattttggtttcatctgaccataacacattctcccagtcctcttctggatcatccaaatgctctctagcgaatcgcagacgggcctggacgtgtactttcttcagcaggcggacacgtctggcagtgcaggattttgaGTCcccggcggtgcattgtgttactgatagtagcctttgttactgtggtcccagctccctgtaggtcattcactaggtccccccccccctcgtgtggttctgggatttttgctcaccgttcttgttatcattttgcgccgcggggtgagatcttgcatggagccccagatcgagggagattatcagtggtcttgtatgtcttccattttctaataattgctcccacagttgatttctttacaccaagcgtttcacctattgcagattcagtcttcccagcctggtgcaggtcaataattttgtctctggtgtccttcgaaagctctttggtcttggccatagtggagtttggagtgtgactgactgatgttgtggacacTTGTCTTTTATAacgctaatgagttaaaacaggtgccattaatacaggtaacgagcggagcctcgttagaagaagttggacctctttgactgccagaaatcttgcttgtttgtaggtgaccaaatacttattttccactctaatttagaaataaattctttaaaaatcaaacaatgtgattttctgttttttctttcacattcagtctctcttggttgaggtttacccatgttgacaattacaggcctctctaatcttttcaagtaggagaacatgcacaattggtggttgactaaatacttatttgcccaactgtagcTGTACTAGCTAGCAAGGAAAgcgagtatgacgactggcatgattttgttgtTGGTCAgagtgttttgttacagagctgtgggatgagttactGACGTCATACCTGTATccaaattccagctcatcagcagtgtctttaaaccgatcttaagcggcttgccgagatattgacttgctgccatttgacagtttgaatATCGCTTTGTTGCTAGTCGCATCATTGCCCTGTTTTTTTTAGTTCGTCTGCCTCTCGCCCTGGTTTTACctcaggtttttatttatttttttaattgatcccgACCAACTGTAACAGACCATTTTTTGAGGACttgagttactgattgcagcCAGTAGATCGATTAACAATACACATACTATCGATGTAGAAAAAACAGGGTCCTTGTTGTATTAATGTTGCTAAACACTAACAGTGTGGTCTTGAACGCTACCTGCATACAGCAAACATGGTTTAGGTACAAGTAAAGGACACAACAGACCTCTTATAGCTCAATGTGCAAATAAGGCATAATTATAATCTGTTGGGCAGAATGTGATACGAATAGCCAgcaatcaaacttagtttaatacAGTCATTCATTCGTTTTCCGTGTCGCTTATCCGTCTTAAGCATTTCTGCACACTGCATTCGTCTCGTAAtgtttagtctcccaagccacgtttttagcacgtcattgtcattaaaaaattgttcatcgacGAAATACTTcagttatcgtcattgttgacgaaaacagcactgctctcgtagtccttttttttttttttctttccttatGTAGCCCTAATACTCTGTCGTAGCTGCAGTGCTAAGGATGAAGATGTACTTGTGAGGTTCCTGACTGTTATCTTTGATTTGCAGGAATGAGGCTGTGGGGCCAGAACCACATGGTGAATTGGGCCAAGCCCAAACACGGGAAAAGAGCTACTATGCAACAAGTCAAAGTTTCCCAGGTATGTCAAGTCTTAATGAATTCAATTacagagcagtgtggtttttagcagtctttttaattttcgtctcagTCTTAGGGCATGTCTAcatgtagcagggtatttggcaaaaaataactttttccacggtttggcctatcatccacacgcacatttAAATGAGGGTTCTTAAGAACGCTGGGCAACGTGAAGATGTGCGAATTTTTGCAGCTCCCAGATATTGTCTATGAAATGGACCTTCAAACTGATGTAGGGCTACAAGGTTCGTTGTCTTTCTCgaatccaaaatttttccagACATCCGACGTCGAGTTCTTACTTGGCACCAACAGCACACTATGAGCCTCGACTAATGCTATACTCGAAATGCTACTAGTAGCCATTTCACTACTAgctttagccgctagcgttagcgtaCCGGGCTTCTATTTGTCTGTTTACCTGATA from Corythoichthys intestinalis isolate RoL2023-P3 chromosome 9, ASM3026506v1, whole genome shotgun sequence includes the following:
- the LOC130922101 gene encoding probable RNA-binding protein 46 isoform X2; translated protein: MAEDNSGCYQDLAGQMAASSGEDIPVKGAEELKKSLSRQMALLALMNKTGYDILQANGQRKYGGPPPEWEGPAPRIECEVFVGNIPRDMYEDELVPLVGRAGTIYELRLMMEFSGENRGYAFVMYTKKEEALLAIQMLNHHEVRPGKFIGVCASLNNCRLFLGNIPKDKSKEEISEEVKKVTEGLQEVTVYPSATGKNRGFAFLQYETHKEAALARRELISRMRLWGQNHMVNWAKPKHGKRATMQQVKVSQVGNLSENPTEETLQRELEHVGAGAVGRVKKFTNHALSHFGHQMDATGLMNRTTAHGNIGDIKLFKTNLEAVGRRSGSKSHFGSMTEGGATPLRGIMNERSSLDSTIQSPSSQWNSKFSSGPVKANQDVFPLFPGTPLYHTCLQQLQRDQITSAVSLLELYCGLHNLPSPHYKLLSSPDQDGNLLLVYELEDAKELAARHTLQNLDASFLIDLPGSPSFIRSADLIR